A genomic region of Exiguobacterium sp. Helios contains the following coding sequences:
- the mdh gene encoding malate dehydrogenase: protein MNRRKKISVIGSGFTGATTALYLAQKELGDIVLVDMPQQENATKGKALDMQETGPIQGFDAWINGTSDYQDIQGSDIVVITAGIARKPGMSREDLVSTNANVMKAVTKEIVTHAPESIIIVLTNPVDAMTYTVFQASGFPKERVIGQSGVLDTARFRTFVAMELNVSVKDISGFVLGGHGDDMVPLLRYSYAGGIPLEKLLTPERLAAIVERTRKGGGEIVQLLGNGSAYYAPAAAIVEMVEAILKDQRRILPAIAYLEGEYGYEDLYLGVPIILGGNGVERVLELDLTSEEKQGLDQSVSTVRSVLEML, encoded by the coding sequence ATGAATCGACGAAAAAAGATTTCGGTCATCGGGAGCGGATTCACAGGGGCAACAACAGCACTGTACCTCGCTCAAAAAGAGTTAGGGGATATCGTGCTCGTTGATATGCCGCAACAGGAAAACGCGACCAAAGGAAAAGCACTTGATATGCAGGAAACAGGACCGATTCAAGGTTTTGATGCCTGGATCAACGGGACATCTGATTATCAAGACATTCAAGGTTCTGACATCGTCGTCATTACGGCGGGGATTGCCAGAAAACCGGGGATGAGTCGTGAAGATCTTGTCAGCACGAATGCAAACGTCATGAAAGCCGTCACGAAAGAAATCGTGACCCATGCACCGGAATCGATCATCATCGTGTTGACGAACCCTGTCGATGCGATGACGTATACCGTCTTTCAAGCATCCGGTTTTCCGAAAGAACGCGTCATCGGTCAGTCCGGTGTGCTCGATACGGCGCGTTTCCGGACGTTCGTCGCAATGGAACTCAATGTCTCCGTTAAGGATATCTCCGGATTCGTGCTCGGTGGGCATGGCGACGATATGGTACCGTTGTTACGTTATTCCTACGCGGGCGGAATTCCGCTGGAGAAACTGCTGACACCGGAACGATTAGCTGCCATCGTCGAACGGACACGCAAAGGCGGCGGTGAAATCGTTCAGTTACTCGGGAACGGTTCGGCCTATTACGCACCGGCAGCTGCCATCGTCGAGATGGTGGAAGCAATTCTAAAAGATCAGCGTCGAATTTTGCCGGCGATTGCCTATCTCGAAGGAGAATACGGGTATGAGGACTTGTATCTCGGTGTTCCGATCATTCTTGGTGGGAACGGCGTGGAACGGGTACTGGAGTTGGACTTGACGTCAGAAGAAAAGCAAGGGCTGGATCAATCCGTTTCAACGGTCCGTTCTGTGTTGGAAATGCTCTGA
- a CDS encoding divergent PAP2 family protein — protein sequence MKMEWNHPLFAAITAWFIAQAAKLVTGLIKTKKFDLEIMFASGGMPSSHSSTVVALAVVIGFQEGFSSSLFALAAIFAVIIMYDATGVRQAVGLQAKLLNDYFKGIRHKTPLLNELVGHTEFQVFVGLLLGLAVGFLWPVLFF from the coding sequence ATGAAAATGGAATGGAATCACCCGTTGTTTGCAGCAATTACGGCCTGGTTTATCGCACAAGCCGCCAAACTCGTCACCGGTTTAATCAAAACGAAAAAATTTGACCTTGAAATCATGTTTGCTTCAGGCGGCATGCCGAGTTCACATAGTTCGACTGTCGTCGCACTGGCTGTCGTGATTGGTTTTCAAGAAGGCTTTAGTTCTTCCCTGTTCGCACTTGCCGCCATTTTCGCTGTCATCATCATGTACGATGCGACCGGCGTTCGCCAAGCCGTCGGGTTACAGGCTAAGCTGTTAAATGATTATTTCAAAGGAATCCGGCACAAGACACCTCTGCTCAATGAACTGGTCGGACACACCGAGTTTCAGGTCTTCGTGGGTCTTCTGCTTGGTCTTGCCGTAGGTTTCCTTTGGCCCGTCTTGTTCTTTTAA
- the icd gene encoding NADP-dependent isocitrate dehydrogenase produces the protein MATIQGENITVTNGTLNVPNAPIIPFIIGDGTGPDIWNAAVRVFDAAVEKAYNGEKKIEWKEVYAGEKAFNKTGNWLPEETLDLIREHIIAIKGPLTTPVGGGIRSLNVALRQELDLYTCLRPVRYFTGVPSPVKRPEDTDMVIFRENTEDIYAGIEYASGSEEAQKLLNFLQTEMGVNKIRFPETSGLGIKPISKEGTERLVRAAIEYALENKRASLTLVHKGNIMKFTEGAFKNWGYELAEREYAEHVFTWNQYDRIKDEEGADAANKAQSEAEAAGKLIVKDSIADIFLQQILTRPKEFDVVATMNLNGDYISDALAAQVGGIGIAPGANINYMTGHAIFEATHGTAPKYAGLDKVNPSSVILSGEMMFRHLGWNEVADLIIQSMEKSIENKVVTYDFARLMDGATEVKCSEFADELIKNM, from the coding sequence ATGGCTACAATTCAAGGCGAAAACATCACGGTAACAAACGGCACACTTAACGTACCAAACGCTCCAATCATTCCGTTCATCATCGGTGATGGCACTGGACCTGATATCTGGAATGCTGCAGTTCGTGTCTTTGATGCTGCTGTCGAAAAAGCATACAACGGTGAAAAAAAGATTGAATGGAAAGAAGTGTACGCTGGAGAAAAAGCATTCAACAAAACAGGCAACTGGCTTCCAGAAGAAACACTTGACCTGATCCGCGAACACATCATCGCGATCAAAGGACCACTCACGACACCAGTCGGCGGCGGAATCCGTTCGTTAAACGTTGCGCTTCGTCAAGAACTTGATTTATATACATGTCTTCGCCCGGTCCGTTACTTCACAGGTGTTCCTTCACCGGTTAAACGCCCAGAAGATACAGACATGGTCATCTTCCGCGAAAACACAGAAGATATCTACGCTGGGATCGAATATGCGTCAGGCAGCGAAGAAGCACAAAAATTACTTAACTTCCTGCAAACAGAGATGGGTGTCAACAAAATCCGTTTCCCTGAAACGTCTGGTCTCGGGATCAAACCGATCTCAAAAGAAGGAACAGAACGTCTTGTCCGTGCAGCGATTGAATATGCACTCGAAAACAAACGTGCTTCATTGACGCTCGTTCACAAAGGGAACATCATGAAGTTCACAGAAGGTGCATTCAAAAACTGGGGTTATGAACTCGCAGAACGTGAATATGCAGAACACGTCTTCACATGGAACCAGTATGACCGCATCAAGGATGAAGAAGGCGCTGATGCAGCGAACAAAGCACAATCTGAAGCAGAAGCAGCGGGCAAGTTGATCGTCAAAGATTCGATTGCTGATATCTTCTTACAACAAATCTTGACGCGTCCAAAAGAATTCGATGTCGTTGCAACGATGAACTTGAATGGTGATTACATTTCTGATGCGCTTGCAGCACAAGTCGGCGGAATCGGGATTGCACCTGGTGCTAACATCAACTACATGACAGGTCACGCGATCTTCGAGGCGACTCACGGTACAGCACCGAAATATGCGGGACTTGATAAGGTAAATCCATCTTCTGTCATTCTTTCAGGAGAAATGATGTTCCGTCACCTTGGATGGAATGAAGTTGCAGACTTGATCATTCAATCAATGGAAAAATCAATTGAAAATAAAGTCGTCACATATGACTTCGCACGTCTCATGGATGGTGCGACAGAAGTGAAATGTTCTGAATTCGCAGATGAACTCATCAAGAATATGTAA
- the pnpS gene encoding two-component system histidine kinase PnpS has protein sequence MSKYRKRFILKMLSFISLVLIALGFLLGQSFKDFYINNEKEKLVDETSLVESILRERTVPDMAAYVDKMYAESNFDMILFNGRGEIIAGTPVDVTKLNVRAINFSAIPNDGTFESKVYETSLQYTKPVLTADGGEVYISFIRYTKDLNMIYSRIWTVIILSLLTSLCIIFFAVYSSTKRFLRPIAEATEVLYELSHGNYKSRVYELTAPDESRDLGKSINLLARNLENASSGEAMQRARLESLIEYMGAGLMLIDEKGYVLLVNRTYREMFNIYGQSNGQLYYRVLPNEKMSQVIEDVYLTEKPNRKQSSVRFGLNSRTFMVSAAPIFGKNGRVQGTTVVFNDITEIKKLEQMRKDFVANVSHELKTPLTSIKGFAETLLDGAQDVPEIREQFLNIIHDESERMQTLVEDLLELSRLEQDNYQLETTIVDVTSLLRETETLLQRKATEKQMTIHLETEEEVFIRADLNRLKQVVVNLVANALNYTPNGGNVWVSLEDGEEAVMLRIKDDGIGIHPKEMQRIFERFYRVDKARSRNSGGTGLGLAIVKHIIDLHHGTIEVESEENVGTTFTIRLPKKG, from the coding sequence ATGAGTAAATACCGCAAACGATTCATTCTGAAAATGTTGTCTTTCATCAGCCTGGTCTTAATCGCACTGGGCTTTTTGCTTGGACAATCATTTAAAGATTTTTATATCAATAATGAAAAAGAAAAATTAGTGGATGAAACTTCACTTGTGGAGTCCATTTTACGGGAGCGGACAGTGCCGGATATGGCAGCCTACGTCGATAAGATGTATGCTGAATCGAATTTCGACATGATTTTATTTAACGGTCGCGGGGAAATCATTGCCGGAACCCCGGTCGATGTCACGAAGCTAAACGTTAGGGCCATTAATTTTTCTGCCATCCCAAACGATGGCACATTCGAATCGAAAGTCTATGAAACGAGTCTTCAATATACGAAACCCGTCCTGACGGCTGACGGTGGGGAAGTCTACATCAGTTTCATCCGCTATACAAAAGATTTGAACATGATTTATTCGCGGATTTGGACCGTCATCATCTTATCTCTTCTGACTTCGCTTTGTATTATTTTCTTCGCTGTCTACAGTTCGACAAAACGTTTTTTACGACCGATTGCGGAAGCGACAGAAGTCTTATACGAGTTGTCACACGGGAACTATAAATCACGTGTCTACGAATTGACGGCACCGGATGAATCGAGAGATCTCGGGAAATCCATTAATCTGTTGGCCCGGAACCTAGAGAATGCGTCTTCCGGCGAAGCGATGCAACGGGCGCGACTTGAGTCACTGATTGAATACATGGGTGCCGGCTTGATGTTGATTGATGAAAAAGGCTATGTCTTGCTTGTCAATCGAACGTACCGGGAAATGTTCAATATCTATGGTCAATCAAATGGACAATTGTATTACCGGGTCTTACCAAATGAAAAGATGAGTCAAGTGATTGAAGATGTCTACTTGACGGAAAAACCAAACCGGAAACAATCAAGTGTCCGGTTTGGTTTAAACAGTCGGACCTTTATGGTCAGTGCAGCACCGATTTTCGGGAAAAATGGACGTGTCCAAGGGACGACGGTCGTTTTTAACGATATTACAGAAATCAAAAAGCTCGAACAGATGCGTAAAGACTTCGTTGCAAACGTCAGTCATGAGCTGAAGACACCGTTGACTTCCATCAAAGGATTTGCGGAGACACTGCTCGATGGAGCACAAGACGTACCGGAAATCAGGGAGCAGTTCCTGAACATCATCCACGATGAATCAGAGCGGATGCAGACGCTGGTCGAAGATTTACTTGAACTGTCGCGTCTCGAACAGGACAATTATCAGCTGGAGACGACGATTGTCGACGTTACGAGTTTACTCCGTGAAACTGAAACACTGTTACAACGAAAAGCAACGGAAAAGCAGATGACGATTCATCTCGAGACAGAAGAAGAAGTATTTATCCGGGCGGATTTAAATCGTTTAAAGCAAGTCGTCGTCAATCTTGTCGCGAATGCCTTGAACTATACGCCGAACGGCGGTAATGTCTGGGTCAGTCTAGAGGACGGGGAAGAAGCCGTCATGCTCCGAATCAAGGATGATGGAATCGGGATTCATCCAAAAGAGATGCAACGGATTTTTGAACGGTTTTACCGCGTGGATAAGGCGCGGAGTCGAAATTCGGGCGGGACCGGTCTTGGTCTGGCAATTGTGAAACATATCATTGATCTTCATCATGGGACAATCGAGGTTGAATCCGAGGAAAATGTCGGGACGACCTTTACGATACGTTTACCAAAAAAGGGATGA
- the pfkA gene encoding 6-phosphofructokinase, whose product MKRIAVLTSGGDAPGMNAAVRAVTRKAIFHGLEVFGVYNGYQGLINGDLVQLNLGSVGDIIQRGGTFLRSARCPEFRTEEGRAKAVVNLKKFEIDALVVVGGDGSYRGAQKLTGLGFPTIGLPGTIDNDIPGTDYTIGFDTALNTALEAIDKIRDTASSHERTYVIEVMGRDAGDIALYAGLAGGAESILVPERPEDLKEVLNRIQSGVNRGKKHSIVIVAEGAGRAQDVGDEIAKETGLDTRVTVLGHVQRGGAPTAADRVLASRMGAYAIDILLEGKQGRVVGVRGGKMIDLDIDEALDENKHELDLGILELSKQLSI is encoded by the coding sequence TTGAAACGGATTGCTGTTTTAACAAGTGGAGGCGACGCACCTGGCATGAACGCTGCAGTGCGTGCTGTAACACGTAAGGCGATTTTTCATGGACTGGAAGTATTTGGCGTCTATAACGGATATCAAGGTCTGATTAACGGAGATCTCGTCCAATTGAACCTTGGTTCAGTCGGTGACATCATTCAACGAGGCGGAACATTCCTTCGTTCTGCACGTTGCCCAGAGTTCCGGACAGAAGAAGGACGTGCGAAAGCTGTCGTCAATCTGAAGAAATTCGAAATTGATGCACTCGTTGTCGTTGGTGGTGACGGGTCTTATCGTGGTGCCCAAAAATTGACGGGACTTGGTTTCCCGACAATCGGTCTCCCTGGAACGATCGATAACGATATTCCAGGTACGGATTACACGATTGGTTTCGATACAGCACTCAACACGGCACTGGAAGCGATCGATAAGATTCGTGATACAGCGTCGTCGCATGAGCGGACGTATGTCATCGAAGTCATGGGACGCGACGCAGGGGATATCGCTCTTTATGCTGGATTAGCCGGCGGAGCGGAATCAATCCTGGTCCCAGAGCGACCAGAAGATTTAAAAGAAGTCCTAAACCGGATTCAAAGCGGTGTCAATCGTGGTAAAAAACACTCGATCGTCATCGTGGCAGAAGGTGCCGGACGCGCGCAGGATGTGGGAGACGAGATCGCCAAAGAAACAGGACTTGATACACGTGTCACAGTATTAGGTCATGTTCAACGCGGTGGTGCGCCGACAGCTGCTGACCGTGTATTGGCAAGCCGGATGGGTGCTTATGCAATCGACATCTTGCTTGAAGGTAAGCAAGGACGTGTCGTTGGGGTACGCGGTGGCAAGATGATTGATCTTGATATCGATGAGGCATTGGACGAAAACAAACACGAACTGGATCTTGGAATCTTAGAGTTGTCAAAACAACTATCAATTTAA
- a CDS encoding DUF441 domain-containing protein, whose amino-acid sequence MNMEAYLFLIGLVLIGVIAQNKSLIIAAAFLLIIKAIGLDGRLFPSLQVKGITWGVTLITAAILVPIATGDIGFRELLNSIRGHIGIISFLAGIFVAIIAAHGVGLMKEDPLVTTALLAGTILAVGLFRGVPVGPLIGAGIAALVIGMWDIIVKTISG is encoded by the coding sequence TTGAACATGGAAGCCTATCTTTTTTTGATTGGTCTCGTGTTGATTGGTGTCATCGCTCAAAATAAATCGTTGATCATTGCGGCCGCATTTTTACTCATCATCAAAGCAATCGGGCTCGACGGTCGCCTGTTCCCGTCGTTACAGGTGAAAGGCATCACATGGGGGGTCACGTTGATCACGGCGGCGATTTTAGTACCGATTGCAACGGGAGACATCGGATTTAGAGAATTACTGAACAGTATCCGGGGACATATCGGGATCATTTCATTTTTAGCAGGGATTTTTGTAGCAATCATTGCAGCCCACGGCGTTGGTCTGATGAAGGAAGATCCACTCGTCACGACAGCACTGCTTGCCGGAACGATTCTTGCAGTCGGACTGTTCCGCGGTGTACCGGTTGGTCCTTTGATCGGAGCAGGAATTGCAGCTCTTGTCATCGGGATGTGGGATATCATCGTTAAAACAATCAGTGGTTAA
- a CDS encoding response regulator transcription factor produces the protein MKDKIIVVDDELSIATLLKFNLEQAGFVVETAHDGMTGLKLAEKQDAALIVLDLMLPELDGLEVCKRLRQQKINTPILMLTAKDDEFDKVLGLELGADDYLTKPFSPREVVARVKAILRRMNQQNVAEEVTDGTILIGDVKIVPDNYEAFKAEERLELTPKEFELLVYLAKNKGRVLTRDQLLSAIWNYDFVGDTRIVDVHISHVREKIEPNTKKPIYIKTIRGLGYKMEEPKAE, from the coding sequence TTGAAAGATAAAATAATCGTTGTTGATGATGAACTCTCGATTGCCACACTTTTAAAATTTAATTTAGAGCAAGCCGGTTTTGTTGTTGAAACGGCCCATGATGGAATGACAGGGTTGAAGTTAGCGGAGAAACAAGATGCAGCGTTAATTGTCCTGGATCTCATGTTACCGGAACTGGATGGACTGGAAGTCTGCAAGCGACTACGCCAACAAAAAATCAATACCCCGATTTTAATGCTGACGGCAAAAGATGATGAGTTTGACAAAGTGCTCGGACTGGAACTCGGAGCAGATGATTATTTGACGAAGCCGTTCAGTCCGCGTGAAGTCGTCGCCCGTGTTAAAGCCATCCTGCGCCGAATGAACCAGCAGAATGTCGCGGAAGAAGTGACGGATGGAACGATCCTGATTGGAGACGTCAAAATCGTACCGGATAACTACGAAGCATTCAAGGCGGAAGAGCGACTCGAATTGACACCAAAGGAATTTGAGCTGTTAGTATATCTCGCAAAAAACAAAGGACGTGTTTTGACGCGGGACCAATTGTTATCCGCCATCTGGAATTATGACTTCGTTGGGGATACGCGAATCGTTGATGTGCACATCAGTCATGTTCGAGAAAAAATTGAACCGAATACGAAAAAGCCGATCTACATTAAAACGATTCGCGGATTAGGTTACAAAATGGAGGAGCCGAAAGCGGAATGA
- the pyk gene encoding pyruvate kinase, with protein MRRTKIVCTIGPASEKRLPEMIEAGMNVARLNFSHGDYEEHGARITDIRRAAEEANKLVTILLDTKGPEIRTHTFEEGKALLVRGKQVIVVSGDANEIVGTADKFSVTYDGLYDDVEVGSMIMLDDGLIGLRVAEKLENRELLCDIENEGIIKTKKGVNLPNVKVNLPALTDKDIADIEFGIKSDIDLIAASFVRRASDVVAIRQLLEKHNASHIKIFPKIENQEGVDNIEEIIAISDGLMVARGDLGIEIPTEEVTPTQKDLIKICNDYGKPVITATQMLDSMQRFPRPTRAEASDVANAILDGTDAIMLSGETAAGDYPIESVQMMHTIAKRTEKMLDYKMLLKDRQTRSEHTVTDAIAQAVTHTAINLDAKAILTPTQSGYTAARISKYRPEPNIVAVTPSARVARQLNIVWGVYPIVVDHLSDNTDDMLTLAADTAKEAGFVTDGDLVVISAGIPALTAGTTNMLKIHIVGKEITNGRGIGERGVVGEVVIAHTAEEANAKAKPGMILITNSTDRDMMPAIEMAAAMVTVDGGLTSHAGIVGPSLGKPVIVGVENAMTIFTDGQRISIDPLTGKLYNA; from the coding sequence ATGCGCAGAACTAAAATTGTATGTACGATTGGACCGGCGTCAGAAAAACGTCTTCCAGAAATGATTGAAGCGGGTATGAACGTCGCTCGTTTGAACTTCTCACACGGTGACTATGAAGAACATGGTGCCCGTATTACGGACATCCGCCGTGCAGCAGAAGAAGCAAATAAATTAGTTACGATTCTTTTAGATACAAAAGGTCCTGAAATCCGTACGCATACATTTGAAGAAGGCAAAGCTCTTCTCGTACGCGGCAAACAAGTCATCGTCGTCAGTGGTGACGCGAACGAAATCGTCGGAACAGCAGACAAGTTCTCTGTCACGTACGATGGTTTATATGATGATGTCGAGGTCGGTTCGATGATCATGTTAGATGACGGATTAATCGGACTTCGTGTCGCAGAAAAACTCGAAAACCGTGAACTCCTTTGTGACATCGAAAACGAAGGAATCATCAAAACGAAAAAAGGCGTTAACTTACCAAACGTAAAAGTTAACTTACCTGCTTTGACAGACAAAGATATCGCAGACATCGAGTTCGGAATCAAAAGCGACATCGATTTGATTGCTGCTTCATTCGTTCGTCGCGCATCTGATGTCGTTGCGATTCGTCAATTGCTCGAAAAACACAATGCAAGTCATATCAAAATCTTCCCGAAAATTGAAAACCAAGAAGGTGTCGACAACATCGAAGAAATCATCGCGATTTCAGACGGTTTGATGGTCGCACGTGGTGATCTTGGAATCGAGATTCCGACGGAAGAAGTTACACCAACACAAAAAGATCTCATCAAAATTTGTAATGACTACGGTAAACCGGTCATCACAGCAACGCAAATGCTTGACTCGATGCAACGTTTCCCACGTCCGACACGTGCCGAAGCATCAGACGTCGCAAACGCGATTCTTGATGGAACAGATGCGATCATGCTTTCAGGTGAAACAGCAGCCGGGGACTACCCAATTGAGTCTGTTCAAATGATGCATACGATTGCGAAGCGCACAGAAAAAATGCTTGACTACAAAATGCTCTTGAAAGATCGTCAAACACGCAGTGAGCACACTGTGACGGATGCAATCGCTCAAGCAGTTACGCATACAGCGATCAACCTGGACGCTAAAGCAATCTTGACACCGACTCAGTCTGGTTACACAGCTGCCCGGATTTCAAAATACCGTCCAGAGCCAAACATCGTTGCCGTTACACCGAGCGCGCGTGTTGCACGTCAACTCAATATCGTTTGGGGTGTTTACCCGATCGTTGTCGATCATTTGTCAGACAACACGGATGACATGTTGACACTTGCTGCTGATACAGCAAAAGAAGCAGGATTCGTTACAGACGGTGACCTCGTCGTCATCTCTGCAGGTATCCCGGCTCTTACGGCAGGTACGACAAACATGTTGAAAATCCATATCGTCGGTAAAGAGATCACAAACGGTCGCGGAATCGGTGAACGTGGTGTCGTTGGCGAAGTCGTCATCGCTCATACAGCTGAAGAAGCAAACGCAAAAGCAAAACCAGGTATGATTCTGATCACGAACTCAACGGATCGCGATATGATGCCTGCAATCGAGATGGCTGCAGCAATGGTCACAGTAGACGGCGGATTGACAAGCCATGCTGGAATCGTTGGTCCTTCACTCGGTAAACCGGTTATCGTCGGTGTTGAAAATGCCATGACAATCTTCACGGATGGTCAACGTATTTCAATCGATCCTTTAACAGGTAAATTGTACAACGCATAA
- a CDS encoding zinc-dependent alcohol dehydrogenase, translating into MRAVTYQGTKNVEVKDVQDPSIEKNDDIIVKITSTAICGSDLHIYQGNMPAKKDYVIGHEPMGIVEEVGPDVTKVKRGDRVVLPFNVACGHCFFCEHDMESQCDNSNGNPHVDTGGYFGFTEEFGGHPGGQAEYLKVPFGNFMPLVVPESCELEDEALLFLSDVIPTAYWSVLNAGVKKGDTVVILGSGPVGLMTQKFAWMQGAKRVIAVDQQVYRLNHAKMTNRVETVNLQDHKETGQYLKELTQGGADVVIDCVGLDGKMSAVEKVEQKIGLQGGTLSAINIAKDAVRKFGTVQLTGVYAKKYNQFPLGDFFTRNITLKMGQAPVVHLMPELFQKIINQEFDPTDIITHKIDLEQAAHAYQTFNDHEDGCIKVILKP; encoded by the coding sequence ATGCGCGCCGTTACGTATCAAGGTACAAAAAATGTCGAAGTGAAAGATGTTCAGGATCCGTCGATTGAGAAAAACGATGATATCATCGTCAAAATTACGTCAACTGCCATCTGTGGGTCAGATTTGCACATCTATCAAGGAAATATGCCGGCAAAAAAAGATTATGTCATTGGACATGAGCCGATGGGAATCGTTGAAGAAGTTGGTCCGGATGTAACGAAGGTCAAGCGCGGAGACCGAGTTGTCCTGCCGTTCAACGTCGCGTGTGGACATTGTTTCTTTTGTGAACATGATATGGAGAGTCAATGCGACAATTCGAACGGGAATCCGCACGTCGATACAGGCGGATACTTCGGATTTACGGAAGAATTCGGAGGACATCCGGGCGGTCAGGCAGAGTACTTAAAAGTCCCGTTTGGAAACTTCATGCCACTCGTTGTTCCGGAGTCTTGTGAACTTGAAGATGAAGCCTTACTGTTCCTGTCCGATGTCATTCCGACAGCTTACTGGAGTGTTTTGAATGCCGGCGTTAAAAAAGGGGATACGGTCGTCATTCTCGGATCGGGGCCGGTCGGATTGATGACACAGAAATTTGCCTGGATGCAAGGAGCAAAACGGGTCATTGCCGTTGATCAGCAAGTATACCGGTTAAATCATGCCAAGATGACGAACCGCGTCGAAACGGTCAATTTGCAGGATCACAAAGAGACCGGTCAATATCTGAAGGAACTGACTCAGGGCGGCGCAGATGTCGTCATTGATTGTGTCGGACTGGACGGTAAGATGTCGGCTGTTGAAAAAGTGGAACAAAAAATCGGTTTGCAAGGTGGAACGTTGAGTGCCATCAATATCGCGAAAGATGCTGTTCGGAAATTTGGAACGGTCCAATTGACAGGTGTCTATGCCAAAAAATACAATCAATTCCCGCTCGGAGATTTCTTTACGCGGAACATCACGCTAAAGATGGGACAGGCTCCGGTCGTTCATCTGATGCCCGAATTGTTCCAAAAAATCATCAATCAGGAGTTTGATCCAACCGATATCATTACGCACAAAATTGATTTGGAACAGGCAGCCCATGCCTACCAAACGTTTAACGATCATGAGGACGGGTGCATTAAAGTCATCTTAAAACCATAA
- the citZ gene encoding citrate synthase, whose amino-acid sequence MTQTKGLEGIVATASKISSIIDGQLTYGGYTIDDLAEHASFEEVVFLLWNDRLPKEDELKQLSEALIAEATVAPAVLETLKVAPKTANAMSAIRTALSQLALYDESAEDMSTEANYAKAIKLQAQIATLVTAYARIKKGQEPVAPKAGLSYAANFLYMLTGEEPTEVAEKAFNQALVLHADHELNASTFTARVCVATLSDVYSGVTAAMGALKGPLHGGANEAVMNMLLEIDSVEKVDEYVHNKLKNKEKIMGFGHRVYKDGDPRAKHLQEMSRQLTAQIGEPKWYEMSVKIDQIVQSEKGLKPNVDFYSASTYHALGLDTELFTPIFAVSRMSGWLAHILEQYSDNRLIRPRADYIGETHRTYVSMNER is encoded by the coding sequence ATGACACAAACAAAAGGTTTAGAAGGAATCGTCGCGACAGCATCGAAGATCAGTTCGATCATTGATGGTCAGTTGACGTATGGTGGGTATACAATTGATGATTTGGCGGAGCACGCCTCATTTGAAGAAGTGGTCTTTTTACTTTGGAATGACCGCTTACCAAAAGAAGACGAACTGAAGCAACTGTCAGAAGCTTTGATTGCTGAAGCAACGGTCGCACCAGCAGTTCTCGAGACATTAAAAGTGGCGCCGAAAACCGCCAACGCGATGTCAGCCATTCGCACGGCTTTATCACAACTCGCATTATATGATGAATCGGCTGAAGATATGTCGACAGAGGCGAATTACGCTAAAGCCATCAAACTCCAGGCGCAGATTGCGACACTCGTAACAGCGTATGCACGAATCAAAAAAGGTCAAGAGCCGGTTGCACCGAAAGCAGGTCTTTCTTATGCGGCAAACTTCCTCTACATGCTGACAGGCGAAGAACCGACAGAAGTAGCAGAAAAAGCCTTTAACCAAGCACTCGTCTTGCATGCCGATCACGAACTGAACGCTTCAACATTTACAGCACGTGTCTGTGTTGCAACCCTGTCAGATGTCTATTCAGGCGTCACAGCTGCCATGGGTGCTTTGAAAGGTCCGCTTCACGGTGGAGCGAACGAAGCGGTCATGAACATGTTGCTTGAAATTGATTCAGTTGAAAAGGTTGACGAGTATGTTCATAATAAACTTAAGAACAAGGAAAAAATCATGGGCTTCGGTCACCGTGTCTACAAAGACGGCGACCCGCGTGCGAAGCACCTCCAGGAGATGAGCCGTCAATTGACAGCTCAAATCGGAGAACCGAAATGGTACGAGATGTCAGTCAAGATTGACCAAATCGTCCAATCGGAAAAAGGATTGAAACCCAACGTCGATTTCTATTCCGCTTCCACATACCATGCACTTGGACTTGATACGGAATTGTTTACGCCAATCTTTGCCGTCAGTCGTATGTCAGGTTGGTTAGCGCACATTTTAGAGCAGTATAGTGACAACCGCCTCATTCGTCCACGCGCCGATTATATTGGTGAAACACACCGGACATACGTGTCCATGAACGAACGTTAA